The Leptotrichia sp. oral taxon 215 str. W9775 genome contains a region encoding:
- a CDS encoding type I phosphomannose isomerase catalytic subunit, whose protein sequence is MLYPMKFKKVFIEKVWGGREFEAKLNMTLPENKNIGESWEVSAHPNGMSIVENGPLAGKTLQEVYDEYKGELVGEKVYNEYGQRFPLLIKYLDVNDRLSIQVHPDDEVANRKHNELGKSESWFIMEASDDAVLIMGMKPGITKEVFLEKAKNNDFSGMFEEISVKKGDLVDITPGMVHASLKGSVLFAEIQENSDVTYRIYDFDRIENGKKRELHIDDAAEVIDFEKKADVRKTEFENGETRKNIIKKKYYSIDKVKVEENFEDTNEESMIIYSILEGKGSIESSNSTLDIQKGESVLVPPHIKVTLKGNFEILRTTI, encoded by the coding sequence ATGCTATATCCAATGAAATTTAAAAAGGTTTTTATTGAAAAAGTGTGGGGTGGAAGGGAATTTGAAGCAAAGCTGAATATGACTCTGCCTGAAAATAAAAATATCGGTGAATCATGGGAAGTTTCTGCTCATCCTAATGGAATGAGTATTGTTGAAAATGGACCTCTTGCCGGGAAAACTTTACAGGAAGTTTACGATGAATACAAAGGGGAACTTGTAGGTGAAAAAGTTTATAACGAATATGGACAGAGATTCCCTCTGCTTATTAAATATCTTGATGTAAATGACAGACTTTCCATACAGGTGCATCCTGATGATGAAGTTGCCAACAGAAAACACAATGAACTTGGAAAAAGCGAATCATGGTTTATTATGGAAGCAAGCGATGACGCTGTTCTTATAATGGGTATGAAACCTGGAATTACAAAGGAAGTATTTCTAGAAAAGGCTAAAAACAATGATTTTTCCGGAATGTTTGAAGAAATATCTGTAAAAAAAGGGGATCTGGTAGATATCACTCCAGGAATGGTACATGCTTCACTTAAAGGAAGCGTTCTTTTTGCCGAAATACAGGAAAATTCTGATGTAACATACAGAATATACGATTTTGACCGTATTGAAAATGGTAAGAAAAGAGAACTTCACATTGATGATGCGGCTGAAGTAATAGATTTTGAGAAAAAGGCAGATGTCAGAAAAACTGAATTTGAAAATGGTGAAACAAGAAAAAATATAATAAAGAAAAAATATTACAGTATTGATAAGGTAAAAGTTGAAGAAAATTTTGAAGATACTAATGAAGAAAGTATGATTATCTACTCAATACTTGAAGGAAAGGGAAGTATTGAAAGCAGTAATTCTACCCTTGATATTCAGAAGGGGGAATCTGTTCTTGTACCTCCTCACATAAAGGTTACTTTAAAAGGAAATTTTGAAATATTGAGAACAACTATATAA
- a CDS encoding ShlB/FhaC/HecB family hemolysin secretion/activation protein, whose product MKKVAMILVVLIHIVGMSAPKDEAGKIFENQERRLEDERLRLEQKQRQTEFENTKFENSSEIGVKEAVSSDNSKKFLITEINLRDEYNLLTKKEKSKIIGKYIHLELNSADITNLLTEFTNKLITKGYSTSVVTVMPDNDLTSGRLNLAVVPGKIGEIVINSGNVLDRLKEFFMFKTNKGKIFNIRDLDTATENFNSVQANSMTMEVLPGKEENTSKIQVKNILKNKYSVSLISNNYGDNKQDGIWRKGVSLNIDSPSGIGDNLYFTYMTVSRKNPDRNWKKRADELQPGEILPIGPAGYDPSKGDTLPYKRRLDMFNFGYTMKFRDYTLRLGSARSIQESSFYASNTVYDLYTSSHTLSMNLDKILFRNQKSKLTAGIGIKRKHNNNYLEGAVLSDRKLTVGTVNISYTTSLFKGIFGLNLGYERGLKIFGAERDGRKTGTAPKAQFNKYTFDMSYYRPIGEHMVYRGNIYSSLSDDTLYGSERQSIGGVGSVGGFHRSTVSGDKAVEIGNEISYNIPVKKIAVLSPYLGYGYGYVRINNDKSEYRKGYISGAVAGVRLDTKYLDFNFGYAKPVSYSKYLNPEKQEMYFNMALKVSF is encoded by the coding sequence ATGAAAAAAGTTGCAATGATTTTAGTAGTGTTAATTCATATTGTGGGGATGTCAGCACCTAAAGATGAAGCGGGGAAGATTTTTGAAAATCAGGAGAGGCGGCTTGAAGATGAAAGGCTTAGACTGGAACAAAAACAAAGGCAGACGGAATTTGAAAATACTAAATTTGAAAACAGTTCGGAAATTGGGGTAAAAGAGGCAGTTTCTTCTGACAATTCTAAAAAATTTTTAATAACTGAAATTAATCTGAGGGATGAATATAATTTACTGACTAAAAAAGAAAAATCAAAAATTATTGGGAAGTATATCCATCTTGAACTAAATTCAGCAGATATAACAAATCTTTTGACAGAGTTCACAAATAAATTAATAACAAAAGGATATTCAACTTCGGTGGTGACCGTTATGCCGGATAATGATTTAACGTCAGGAAGGTTAAATTTGGCAGTTGTTCCGGGGAAAATAGGGGAAATAGTGATTAATTCGGGAAATGTTCTTGACAGATTAAAAGAATTTTTCATGTTTAAAACGAATAAAGGTAAAATTTTCAATATAAGGGATCTGGATACGGCTACGGAAAATTTTAATTCGGTACAGGCGAACAGCATGACAATGGAAGTACTGCCCGGAAAAGAGGAAAACACTTCAAAAATTCAAGTGAAAAATATTCTTAAAAATAAATATTCTGTAAGCTTAATTTCAAACAACTATGGGGATAATAAGCAGGACGGGATCTGGAGGAAAGGTGTCAGCCTTAACATTGACAGTCCTTCAGGTATAGGAGATAACCTGTATTTTACATATATGACAGTTTCCAGGAAAAATCCTGACAGGAACTGGAAAAAACGTGCGGATGAGCTTCAGCCGGGAGAAATATTGCCAATCGGGCCTGCCGGCTATGATCCGTCAAAGGGGGATACCCTGCCGTATAAAAGGCGGCTGGACATGTTCAATTTTGGATATACGATGAAATTCAGGGACTACACACTGAGGCTGGGTTCAGCAAGAAGCATTCAGGAAAGCAGTTTTTATGCATCAAATACAGTTTATGACCTGTATACTTCCAGTCATACGCTTTCCATGAATCTGGATAAAATACTCTTTAGAAACCAGAAAAGTAAACTGACTGCAGGAATAGGGATTAAAAGAAAGCACAATAACAATTATCTTGAAGGGGCGGTTTTATCAGACAGGAAACTGACTGTGGGTACGGTAAATATCAGTTACACGACATCGCTGTTTAAGGGAATTTTTGGATTGAATTTAGGATATGAAAGAGGGCTTAAAATTTTTGGGGCAGAAAGAGATGGAAGAAAAACAGGTACAGCACCAAAAGCCCAGTTTAACAAATATACATTTGACATGAGCTATTACAGGCCTATAGGAGAGCATATGGTATACAGGGGGAATATCTATTCAAGTTTATCAGATGATACACTGTATGGAAGCGAGAGGCAGTCAATAGGGGGAGTAGGAAGTGTAGGTGGATTTCACAGGAGTACAGTATCAGGAGACAAGGCAGTTGAGATAGGAAATGAAATTTCTTACAATATTCCTGTAAAGAAAATAGCGGTGCTGTCACCATATCTGGGATATGGCTATGGATATGTGAGAATAAACAATGACAAGTCGGAATACAGGAAGGGATACATATCAGGAGCTGTTGCGGGTGTCAGACTGGATACTAAATATCTGGACTTTAATTTTGGATATGCGAAACCTGTTTCATATTCAAAATATCTGAATCCGGAGAAACAGGAAATGTATTTTAATATGGCATTGAAGGTATCTTTTTAG
- a CDS encoding PTS sugar transporter subunit IIB, producing MKKILLCCSAGMSTSLMVNKMQKAAADKGIEVEIWAEPMDKASSEVPKADVVLLGPQIKFALPEIKKLTDQAGNKIGVIDMMDYGMMNGEKVLNMALELMGK from the coding sequence ATGAAAAAAATATTACTATGCTGTTCGGCTGGAATGTCTACAAGCCTTATGGTAAATAAGATGCAAAAGGCTGCGGCTGATAAGGGAATAGAAGTGGAAATATGGGCTGAACCTATGGACAAGGCATCTTCTGAAGTACCAAAAGCTGATGTTGTTTTATTAGGGCCTCAAATTAAGTTTGCACTGCCTGAAATAAAAAAACTTACTGACCAGGCAGGAAATAAAATAGGTGTCATAGACATGATGGACTATGGAATGATGAATGGGGAAAAGGTTCTTAATATGGCACTGGAATTAATGGGAAAATAA
- a CDS encoding DUF456 domain-containing protein — translation MENNVLLAVFKNQLSAYEVLNNIKGNFVGKNYVITEAAVVKKENGKVVFKEGFEVSSNGQVGFLSGGLLGAFVGIIGGPLGILFGGSLGALIGESRGNAEDEIETGILADTTKYLTDDNFGLVLLATEEENSELDEYLKKYDEEIILRKSANVVQEEVELAKEYEKELYKTAAYDEFKKMANEEKDKLKIKVDDVLANLKDKFEEADSKIKLEVAKLREKFRK, via the coding sequence ATGGAAAATAACGTTTTATTAGCTGTATTTAAAAATCAGCTCAGTGCTTATGAAGTTTTGAATAATATTAAAGGAAACTTTGTTGGTAAGAATTATGTCATTACTGAGGCTGCAGTAGTAAAAAAGGAAAATGGAAAGGTTGTTTTCAAGGAAGGGTTTGAAGTTTCTTCAAATGGACAGGTTGGATTTCTTTCAGGAGGATTATTAGGGGCTTTTGTTGGAATTATAGGAGGTCCGCTTGGGATTTTATTTGGAGGATCATTGGGGGCATTAATTGGTGAAAGCAGAGGAAATGCAGAAGATGAAATAGAAACAGGAATTCTGGCGGATACTACAAAATATTTGACAGATGATAATTTTGGGTTGGTTCTGCTTGCAACTGAAGAAGAAAATTCTGAACTGGATGAGTATTTGAAAAAATATGATGAGGAAATTATTCTAAGAAAAAGTGCCAATGTTGTTCAGGAGGAAGTAGAACTTGCAAAAGAATACGAAAAGGAACTATATAAGACAGCTGCCTATGATGAATTTAAGAAAATGGCAAATGAAGAAAAAGACAAGCTGAAAATAAAAGTTGATGATGTACTGGCAAATTTAAAGGATAAATTTGAAGAAGCTGACAGTAAAATTAAACTGGAAGTTGCTAAATTAAGGGAAAAATTTAGAAAATAA
- a CDS encoding phosphatase PAP2 family protein: MVWIAVALILFLNRKYRKIGVFSIVSLIICALAVNVILKPLIHRPRPFSELADIVLLIKAPKDYSFPSGHTAASFVMVYIFFRHIKKYFIPVLITGILIAFSRMYLSVHFPSDIIAGIIIGIFSEYAGEKVADGFYRKNID, translated from the coding sequence ATGGTATGGATTGCTGTTGCACTGATACTGTTCCTAAATAGAAAATACCGAAAAATCGGAGTTTTCTCCATTGTTTCACTTATTATATGCGCACTGGCTGTAAATGTTATTTTAAAGCCTTTAATCCACAGACCAAGACCATTTTCTGAACTGGCTGACATTGTACTGCTAATTAAGGCACCTAAAGATTATTCATTCCCATCGGGACATACAGCAGCTTCCTTTGTAATGGTATATATTTTCTTCAGGCATATAAAGAAATATTTTATACCTGTACTCATTACAGGAATACTCATTGCTTTTTCGAGAATGTATCTAAGTGTGCATTTTCCCAGCGATATTATTGCAGGAATTATAATAGGTATATTTTCAGAATATGCAGGAGAAAAAGTTGCAGACGGGTTTTACAGAAAAAATATTGACTGA
- a CDS encoding AarF/ABC1/UbiB kinase family protein, with protein MSEEILGMEELLEEDIADEILDTEGSKNIKSGTVRFKELEKIKRIKKLADVLMKYGFEEILSRSELEKRLPKRIVGRNRGKIKDIKSRTIYERVRMALEEMGPAYVKFGQMLSNRNDILPEEMISELQKLQDKVEIQEVDIRKKLAEELNIIPEEYFQSIDEEPMASASIGQVFRAVLKNGEKVVLKVRRDNIDNVVETDLIIMKDMAKFLEKYDVNAKNINLLYIVETFENMLKKELSLTNERKNMERFENNFKGNEHLHVPVVYKELSNNRILCMEFIEGIKITDKEKIEKMGFNPKEIASLGLELYIKQVMKYGFFHADPHPGNIFLGKDGKLIFIDFGAMGTLYPYEIELLEELTLNFLQKDVKKMIATIKELALDYNISDEKRLERGFYDILSMVDGTSLEEINLVEIMERVKTLLSQNQVLLSEDMYLLVKGIGQIEGIGRHLNPQLNIMQEIGNNAQEIMVKRMSPKYILEKGMGKVGEFSENWLTLPSDLKRLLEKIQNNELKHRHELVGFENFQKITERLVLGLVVSSLIIGSSILVLANMPPHINGISVLGILGFIISGILGANMIMSKKKDKY; from the coding sequence ATGAGTGAAGAAATATTGGGAATGGAAGAGCTGCTGGAAGAGGATATAGCAGATGAAATACTGGATACAGAGGGAAGTAAAAATATTAAGTCTGGAACTGTCAGATTTAAGGAACTGGAAAAAATAAAAAGAATAAAGAAACTAGCAGATGTCCTTATGAAATATGGATTTGAAGAAATTCTAAGCAGAAGTGAGCTCGAAAAAAGACTTCCAAAGAGGATTGTAGGACGGAACAGGGGGAAAATAAAGGATATTAAGTCTAGAACAATCTATGAAAGAGTTAGAATGGCACTTGAGGAAATGGGTCCTGCCTATGTGAAGTTTGGTCAGATGCTAAGTAACAGAAATGATATACTTCCTGAAGAAATGATATCTGAGCTTCAGAAATTGCAGGATAAAGTTGAAATTCAGGAAGTTGATATAAGGAAAAAACTTGCTGAAGAGCTAAATATTATTCCAGAAGAATATTTTCAGTCAATAGATGAAGAACCAATGGCATCAGCATCCATAGGTCAGGTATTCCGTGCAGTTCTAAAAAATGGAGAAAAAGTTGTACTGAAGGTAAGAAGGGACAATATAGATAATGTAGTTGAAACTGATCTGATAATAATGAAGGATATGGCCAAGTTTTTGGAAAAATACGATGTAAATGCTAAAAATATTAATCTGCTGTATATTGTTGAGACTTTTGAAAATATGCTGAAAAAAGAGCTTTCCCTTACAAATGAACGAAAAAATATGGAACGTTTTGAAAACAATTTTAAGGGAAATGAGCATTTACATGTTCCTGTTGTATATAAGGAGCTTTCAAATAATAGGATTTTATGCATGGAATTTATAGAGGGAATTAAAATAACAGATAAGGAAAAAATTGAAAAAATGGGTTTTAATCCGAAAGAAATAGCTTCACTTGGATTGGAACTTTACATAAAACAAGTTATGAAATACGGATTTTTTCATGCAGATCCTCATCCGGGAAATATATTTCTGGGGAAAGATGGAAAATTGATATTTATTGATTTTGGAGCAATGGGAACACTATATCCGTATGAAATAGAGCTTCTGGAGGAACTTACACTGAACTTTCTGCAGAAGGATGTCAAAAAAATGATTGCAACAATAAAGGAACTTGCACTGGATTACAATATTTCTGATGAAAAAAGACTGGAGAGGGGATTTTATGATATTTTAAGTATGGTTGACGGGACTTCCCTTGAGGAAATTAATCTTGTAGAAATTATGGAGAGAGTAAAAACATTATTAAGTCAAAATCAGGTGCTGCTGTCAGAAGATATGTATCTTCTTGTTAAAGGTATAGGTCAGATTGAAGGAATTGGAAGACATCTAAATCCTCAGCTGAATATTATGCAGGAAATAGGAAATAATGCACAGGAAATTATGGTAAAAAGAATGTCGCCTAAGTATATTCTGGAAAAAGGAATGGGAAAAGTAGGTGAATTTTCTGAAAACTGGCTGACATTGCCAAGCGACCTGAAAAGACTGCTGGAAAAAATACAGAATAATGAACTGAAACATAGGCATGAACTTGTAGGATTTGAAAATTTCCAGAAAATTACAGAAAGACTTGTCCTGGGACTTGTGGTTTCTTCACTTATTATCGGGTCATCAATACTTGTTCTGGCAAATATGCCTCCACATATAAACGGTATTTCAGTTTTAGGAATTTTAGGATTTATAATTTCAGGAATTTTAGGAGCAAATATGATAATGTCAAAGAAAAAGGATAAATATTAA
- a CDS encoding glycoside hydrolase family 1 protein, with translation MAKLKFPENFWWGSATSGPQSEGRFNKRNRNIFDYWYDTDKKVFFNEVGPDVASNFYNSFKEDIALYKKIGLNSLRTSIQWTRLIKDFETGEVDEDGVRFYNEVIDEFIKQGLTLVINLYHFDMPIELQEKYGGWESKHVVDLFVKYAKKAFELFGDRVKYWMTFNEPIVPVEAQYMYKFHYPLVVDGKKAMQVLYNTALASAKVIEAYKEYKKETGNNGEIGIILNLTPSYPRSENEEDIKAAEISDAVFNNSFLDPAIKGEFPKLLTDILEKDGVLWESTQEELDIIKKNTVDYLGVNYYQPRRIKARETEFDMSSGWLPDKYFENYDMPGKRMNIYRGWEIYPKAIYDIAKNIQENYGNIKWFISENGMGVEGEERFKNAEGVIEDDYRIEFYREHLTHLHKAITEGANCFGYHTWTPIDCWSWTNAYKNRYGYISVDLPTQIKTIKKSGHWIKEVSESNEIEGWDM, from the coding sequence ATGGCAAAATTAAAATTTCCTGAAAACTTCTGGTGGGGGTCAGCAACTTCGGGACCTCAGAGCGAAGGAAGATTTAACAAGAGAAACAGAAATATATTTGACTACTGGTATGACACAGATAAAAAGGTGTTCTTTAATGAAGTGGGACCTGATGTTGCATCAAATTTTTATAACAGTTTCAAAGAAGATATAGCACTTTATAAGAAAATTGGATTAAATTCGTTAAGAACGTCAATACAGTGGACAAGACTGATTAAAGATTTTGAAACTGGTGAAGTTGATGAAGACGGAGTAAGATTTTACAATGAAGTGATTGATGAATTTATAAAGCAGGGACTGACACTTGTAATAAACCTGTATCATTTTGACATGCCGATAGAACTTCAGGAAAAATACGGTGGCTGGGAGTCGAAGCATGTTGTAGATCTGTTTGTGAAATATGCAAAAAAAGCTTTTGAGCTATTTGGCGACAGGGTAAAATACTGGATGACCTTCAATGAGCCGATAGTTCCTGTAGAAGCGCAGTATATGTATAAATTTCACTATCCGCTAGTAGTGGACGGGAAAAAGGCCATGCAGGTACTTTACAATACCGCACTTGCTTCAGCGAAAGTAATAGAAGCCTACAAAGAGTATAAAAAGGAAACAGGAAATAACGGAGAAATAGGAATTATACTGAATCTGACACCTTCATATCCGAGAAGTGAAAATGAGGAAGATATAAAGGCTGCAGAAATTTCTGATGCGGTTTTTAATAATTCCTTTCTTGACCCTGCAATTAAAGGAGAATTTCCAAAACTGCTGACTGATATACTTGAAAAAGACGGTGTTTTATGGGAAAGTACCCAGGAAGAGCTTGATATAATAAAGAAAAATACAGTGGACTATCTTGGAGTGAACTATTATCAGCCAAGAAGAATAAAGGCAAGGGAAACAGAATTTGACATGTCTTCAGGATGGCTGCCTGACAAATATTTTGAAAACTATGATATGCCTGGAAAAAGAATGAATATTTACAGAGGTTGGGAAATATATCCTAAGGCTATTTATGACATAGCAAAAAATATTCAGGAAAACTACGGGAATATAAAATGGTTCATTTCAGAAAACGGAATGGGTGTAGAAGGGGAAGAAAGATTTAAGAACGCCGAGGGAGTAATAGAAGATGACTATAGAATAGAATTTTACAGGGAACATCTGACTCATCTTCATAAGGCAATTACAGAAGGTGCAAACTGTTTCGGATATCATACTTGGACTCCGATAGACTGCTGGTCTTGGACTAATGCCTATAAAAATAGATATGGATATATTTCAGTGGATTTACCTACACAGATAAAGACAATTAAAAAGTCAGGACACTGGATAAAGGAAGTTTCTGAAAGTAATGAAATAGAAGGCTGGGATATGTAA